The DNA segment CGTAAATTCGTTTTTGAATGAAACAGTACTCTTCTGGAACGCCCTGAGTCTGTGATAATGAGCAAAGTCCCTTCTAATCCCGACACTGTTCTTGTCAATGGCCTGTGGGATAAGGAAAACGCAGATCTCCCCATAGGTTATCCTATTGAATCCCTCGTAAGCTTCATTAACACAGCCTTGAAGCAGCACGACAGTAGATTCATGCTAAACACGCTTACAGCTTACGGTCCCAATCTACCCTCAGAAAGAAAGCACGGCATCGACTATGTTTGTATCCCAAAAGAATCTGTTGCATGTCAAGCTGAGTTTCCCGTTGTTGGACAGTGTTTGAAACTGGTCGTTGAGAAACCAGGTGAAACGAAAGGTAAAAAAGATATTTGTGTGTTTTCCACTCCTGATTCTCATTTGCATTTTCTGAACTAAGTTTTTCATCTATTGTGTTTCAGTAAGGATAATGAGATCTACTGATGTGGCGGACAAGTATTTGACAACTGACCTATGTCTTCAACTGGGACAACCGGAAAAAAGGCCTATACTAATCATTGCAGGCGATGGCGATTACCTCAGTTGCTTTGAAGAATTCCCTGACTCGTACCTCATGCTCGCTGAGCCCAAAAACTCAAATCGTACTCTCCGTGTAAGTGCAAAAGTGGCTTGGACATGGTCCTCTGAAGATAATGCGGGGCAAATGATATCCGGAGGTGGACTTCGGCACGGCAATGTGGCTTGGAGCAGTAA comes from the Brassica rapa cultivar Chiifu-401-42 chromosome A01, CAAS_Brap_v3.01, whole genome shotgun sequence genome and includes:
- the LOC103856467 gene encoding uncharacterized protein LOC103856467, whose protein sequence is MSKVPSNPDTVLVNGLWDKENADLPIGYPIESLVSFINTALKQHDSRFMLNTLTAYGPNLPSERKHGIDYVCIPKESVACQAEFPVVGQCLKLVVEKPGETKVRIMRSTDVADKYLTTDLCLQLGQPEKRPILIIAGDGDYLSCFEEFPDSYLMLAEPKNSNRTLRVSAKVAWTWSSEDNAGQMISGGGLRHGNVAWSSKTVAGTGSGGRRK